The following proteins come from a genomic window of Halorubrum lacusprofundi ATCC 49239:
- a CDS encoding tyrosine-type recombinase/integrase produces MPDRALSTALDDSFERYLQDKGKGRGGDGGNYRRNAARELERFAEWAAGDRGDDHWTGIVPDDVDREPTFDDLDERVFREYARHLGGDRGLKQNTVQTYYRYISAWCGWCVNEGYLEAHYAQRASAMAPLPEDDGRKPGDQQAWTSEQRHALTRHVDERARDAVEAYTTLPEDTDPLDKQRARYAALKSARDRALVFVLAYTAVRVGELLRDPNDPRRRGVRWEDLSLEDGSMDVYRKKQQWDAASLPDPVISPLRSYRQLLDPTTERWPVFPTFDQRTLAGLIQDELADQGERPDAIAERREEYARDLLLALDEDIRPPSITTDGARSILQRLSETAEVDIDHPKHDYLAPHGGRRGMGEVLVRAFGYTVAARYLDNSEEMVRERYSHIEAGELGDVATEALEQID; encoded by the coding sequence ATGCCTGACCGAGCGCTTTCGACGGCGCTCGACGACAGCTTCGAGCGCTATCTCCAGGACAAGGGGAAAGGCCGCGGCGGCGATGGCGGGAACTATCGACGCAACGCAGCCCGCGAGCTCGAGCGGTTCGCCGAGTGGGCCGCCGGCGACCGCGGCGACGACCACTGGACCGGGATCGTCCCCGACGACGTCGACCGGGAGCCAACCTTCGACGATCTCGACGAACGCGTGTTCCGAGAGTACGCCCGGCATCTTGGTGGAGATCGGGGACTTAAGCAGAACACGGTACAAACCTATTACCGCTATATCTCTGCGTGGTGCGGGTGGTGTGTCAACGAGGGGTATCTCGAGGCCCATTACGCGCAGCGAGCGAGTGCGATGGCGCCGCTGCCGGAAGACGACGGCCGCAAGCCCGGCGACCAGCAGGCCTGGACGTCCGAGCAGCGCCACGCCCTCACTCGGCACGTCGACGAACGGGCCCGCGACGCCGTCGAGGCGTACACGACACTCCCGGAGGATACTGACCCCCTCGACAAGCAACGAGCGCGCTACGCGGCGCTCAAGTCCGCTCGTGACCGGGCTCTGGTGTTCGTCCTCGCGTACACGGCCGTTCGTGTCGGTGAACTCCTTCGGGACCCGAACGACCCGCGTCGACGCGGCGTCCGCTGGGAGGACCTCTCCCTCGAGGACGGGAGTATGGACGTCTACCGGAAGAAACAGCAGTGGGACGCCGCCAGTCTCCCCGACCCAGTGATCTCGCCGCTGCGGAGCTACCGCCAGCTGTTGGACCCGACGACGGAGCGCTGGCCGGTGTTTCCAACGTTCGACCAACGAACGCTCGCAGGACTCATCCAAGATGAGCTAGCCGACCAAGGGGAACGCCCGGACGCAATTGCCGAGCGCCGCGAGGAGTATGCCCGAGACCTCTTGCTGGCGCTCGACGAGGATATTCGGCCGCCGTCGATCACAACAGACGGCGCACGGTCGATCCTCCAGCGGCTCTCGGAAACTGCAGAGGTCGATATCGACCATCCGAAACACGACTATCTTGCTCCCCACGGCGGCCGACGTGGAATGGGAGAGGTGCTTGTCCGCGCGTTCGGGTATACAGTCGCTGCTCGTTACTTGGATAACTCCGAGGAGATGGTTCGGGAGCGCTACTCGCATATTGAAGCTGGTGAACTCGGTGATGTCGCAACCGAAGCACTAGAACAGATCGATTGA
- a CDS encoding transposase: MPSTEQSRRDVFRTIAQLQHVEWPTYGSTPLYDRSSVSALQSDIRTVARVWFEHDVHDSIAEFVSQYPLKYVDFGPHDEYSGSTRYQMPQLVRLFLLKEIHGWDHETALLTFLRQRPELRCDLGFERMPDQSTLWRSWHQRFTTELRETIETAARTILIKAQDAGLIVPREPDRKLSYRNDDQDDSAPDDQTVLKRAKKITNHFSRIVFPAFSLNRGEGCEIHENAYWGLQTYLGLRENLAANEGARSFIYESTRERTPLGHAHRDHIRGLSIPAVREMYREAVDRLLEEVAGTEEFFRAGIVAIDITEADPFTGDRTGHEDEIIGTKEQTDEYAYQWATVQLVGNAVPIVLDARPVRKGESRKEIVEDLLNSAEDLVHVDNVLMDREFDSQHVLEMLSQRGLSYVVPKRMQTSEKAQAKRLLRRDRDRYETDRKLHLGKNEWHQTTLIYHRKENAEHDDHRQYSVFMTNCGSGHLTEYGYRWEIESGYRSIKRFMAATTSKDFGLRFFYFAFACLLYSIWRAVDLLVQVELTGEYEHSPIVTADNTLTLLKKETGIG; this comes from the coding sequence ATGCCATCAACAGAGCAATCGCGACGAGATGTCTTTCGAACTATCGCACAGTTACAGCACGTCGAATGGCCTACATACGGGTCGACACCGCTGTACGACCGCAGTTCGGTATCTGCTCTCCAATCGGACATTCGAACCGTCGCCAGAGTCTGGTTCGAACACGACGTCCACGACTCGATTGCGGAGTTCGTCTCGCAGTACCCACTGAAATACGTCGATTTCGGGCCGCATGACGAGTATTCTGGCTCCACGCGGTATCAGATGCCGCAGTTGGTCCGGTTGTTCTTGCTCAAAGAGATCCACGGTTGGGACCACGAAACGGCACTCTTGACGTTCCTTCGACAGCGACCGGAACTCCGTTGCGATCTCGGTTTCGAGCGTATGCCGGATCAATCGACTCTATGGCGCAGTTGGCACCAGCGATTCACGACCGAACTCCGCGAGACAATCGAAACGGCGGCTCGAACGATCCTGATCAAGGCCCAGGATGCGGGTCTCATAGTTCCACGAGAACCAGACCGAAAGCTCAGCTATCGAAACGATGATCAAGATGACTCAGCACCGGACGATCAGACCGTTCTGAAGCGGGCCAAGAAAATCACCAACCACTTCAGTCGTATCGTCTTCCCTGCATTCTCACTGAATCGCGGTGAGGGATGTGAGATCCACGAGAACGCCTACTGGGGCTTGCAGACCTATCTCGGGCTCCGTGAGAACTTGGCTGCCAACGAGGGTGCTCGGAGCTTCATTTACGAGTCAACGCGAGAGCGGACACCACTCGGACACGCTCACCGTGACCACATTCGCGGTCTTTCGATACCAGCGGTTCGGGAGATGTACCGAGAGGCCGTCGATCGGCTGCTGGAAGAGGTTGCAGGGACTGAGGAGTTCTTTCGAGCTGGAATCGTCGCGATCGACATCACCGAAGCCGATCCGTTCACGGGCGACCGAACGGGCCACGAAGACGAGATCATCGGGACGAAAGAGCAGACCGACGAGTACGCCTATCAGTGGGCGACGGTCCAGTTGGTCGGGAACGCCGTCCCAATCGTGCTGGACGCGCGCCCGGTACGGAAAGGAGAGTCACGAAAGGAGATCGTCGAGGACCTGCTGAATTCGGCTGAGGACCTCGTTCATGTCGATAACGTCCTGATGGACCGGGAGTTCGATAGCCAACACGTTCTGGAGATGCTCAGCCAGCGCGGGCTTTCCTACGTCGTTCCGAAACGGATGCAGACCAGCGAGAAAGCTCAGGCCAAGCGGTTGCTCCGGCGTGACCGAGACCGATACGAGACCGACCGGAAGCTGCATCTCGGAAAGAACGAGTGGCACCAGACGACGCTAATCTACCACCGCAAAGAGAACGCTGAGCACGACGACCATCGACAGTATTCAGTGTTCATGACGAATTGCGGGAGTGGTCACCTCACGGAGTACGGCTATCGCTGGGAGATCGAGAGCGGATACCGGTCGATTAAGCGGTTCATGGCTGCGACGACGTCGAAGGATTTCGGGCTTCGCTTCTTCTACTTCGCGTTTGCGTGTCTGCTCTACTCGATCTGGCGGGCTGTCGATCTACTCGTCCAAGTCGAGTTGACCGGTGAATACGAGCACTCGCCCATTGTGACGGCCGACAATACGCTCACGCTGTTGAAGAAGGAGACCGGAATCGGATAG